The stretch of DNA TATGCCACAGAAGTTTTTCCTTTTTTGGATATAGGAACAAAAATAGTATCTACCTTTTTTAATATTTTCACAGCTTTTAAAGTTAGTAATTCTTCATCTCCGGGTCCCACGCCTATTCCATAAACTTTATTTACCAATTTTACCACCATTTATTAATTTAAATTTAATTTAATCGTTATTATATATATTTTTTGGTTTATTTGGATTATCTTATCTTTTTTATAGTTTATTTAACTATTTCAGCACCGTTGTTATTTAACTTCGTAACAATTACATTACCGTATTTTTTAAGAGCTCCTTTAACTTTCTCAGTATGGTCTCTGTCACATAGTGCTATATATGATGGTCCTGTTCCAGATAACCCTGCTGTCAGAGCTCCCATTTCAATAGCTTCAATGGCAATATTTGTAGGAAAATTAAGGGCAGAAGCATATAAAATTCCATTTAAAAACAATGCATTGCAATAGTTTCCATTTAAACACTCATTAAATGCCACTTCAACATAATTTTTTAAGAGTTTCATCCTATTTACATCTACATTTTTATTTAAATTTGGTATAAGCACCAAAACATTTAGTTCATCATTTTTTATTCCCTCTATATTGAAAATATCCCTCTTAATTATTTTTCTATTTATATTATCTGTAATGGTAATTCCACCATAGTATGAAGCCGTAGCATCATCATAAGCCCCAGTAATAGTTAAACCTTCATCAAAGGATGATTTTATTGCCAAATCAAGTATAAGTTTATCGTTTAATTTTTTTCCCAGAGCTCCGAAGGTTGCTAAAACTACTGCATTTGATGTTGCACTGCTACTACTTAAACCTGATTTTATTGGAATTTCTGTTTCTGTAATGACTTTTGCCGAGTAATCCAATTCAAAATAATTTAAAACATTTCTTACGCATGTTTCTATGAGATTTGTATTTACATTCGGATGGTCTTTTACCTCTCCCACTATGTGTTTTTTACCATCATCCAAGAGCTCAACAGTGGCTTTTACCTTTAAATCGATGCCAAATGCAGAACCTTTTCCAGTAGCTATTGCATTTATAATTGTTCCAGATGCAGGAGATACTGCTGTGGATTTCATATTTTCACCATATATTTTATAATTTTAGATTATAATTACAATTCTTATATTCAAGTATAATATTTTATAATTATTAAATATTTAATTTTTAATTTTTAAAATTTTATTATAGCTTTATTTTATTATATTTTAATTATTAGTTATATTATCCATAATTTTATCTTACCCATTATTTTTCTGCATTACCTGCTATTTTTTTACATTAGCTGCTTTTTTATTTTCTTATTATTTCATATTATTTTATTCATAAATTTATCAAAATTTATTCCCTAATTTTAATACCTATTTATTTTTTTATTTTATAGTTTAATGTAAATTATATATATGGTGTCGTATAAATGGTATGTGATATTAATCATTTAAAAGATAAAAGTAAAATAATATACATTATTAAATGTTATATTCTATTTTATCATTAGTTTAATTTATAAATTTATTAAATTTTAATTTATGTTTGGTTATTATTAATAAAAAGGAAAAATTTTAGAGGGATAACATGGCAAGAGTTAAACAATCAGAAGTAAATATTGGAATGGTTGGGCATGTGGATCATGGAAAAACCAGTTTAACAAAACAACTTACAGGAGTATGGACAGACACACATAGTGAAGAATTAAAAAGAGGTATATCCATTAGATTGGGTTATGCAGATTGTGAGATAAGAAAATGTCCAAAATGTCCAGAACCTGAGGCATATACTGTGAATCCCGTATGTCCAAGATGTGGTTCAAAAACCAGAATCATTAGAAAGGTATCTTTTGTTGATGCACCAGGACACGAAACACTCATGGCTACAATGCTTTCAGGAGCTTCATTAATGGACGGTGCAATATTGGTAATTGCAGCAAATGAGGAGTGCCCACAACCACAGACAAAGGAACATTTAATGGCATTGGATGCCTTAGGAATAAAAAATATAATAATTGTTCAGAATAAAATAGACCTTGTAGATGAAGAAAAAGCTAAGGAGAACTACAAACAAATAAAAGAGTTTGTAAAGGGAACTGTTGCAGAAAATGCTCCTATTATTCCAGTTTCAGCACACCATGGTGCAAATATTGATGTGCTGTTAAAGGCTATTGAAGATTTTATACCAACACCTGAAAGGGATACTGAGCTCCCACCAAGAATGTATGTTGCAAGGAGTTTTGATATCAATAAACCTGGAAGCGAAATTAAAGACCTTAAAGGAGGGGTTATTGGTGGAAGTATTATTCAGGGAGTTCTTGAAGTTGGAAAAGAAATTGAAATAAAACCGGGATTGAAAGTTATAGAAGGCAATAAAACACACTGGGAACCAATTATTACAAAGATTACATCCCTTGGGGTTGGAGGTTCCAAGGTTAAAAAAGCTTATCCAGGTGGATTAGTTGGTGTTGGTACAGAATTAGACCCTGCCCTTACAAAATCAGATGCTCTAAGCGGTAGTGTTGCAGGAGAACCGGGAACATTACCTGAAACACTTGATAAAATCACCATAAAAGCTCATCTTCTTGAAAGAATCGTGGGTTCAAAAGAGGAACTAACAATCGAACCGTTGAAATCAAATGAGGTATTAATGCTTAATGTAGGGACTGCAACAACAGTTGGTGTAATATTATCTGCAAGAAACGATATTGCTGATATAAAATTAAAACTCCCAATATGTGCCGATAAAGGAGACAGAGTGGCAATGAGCAGAAGGGTAGGTTCAAGATGGAGATTAATCGGTTATGGAATTATTCAATAAAATAAAAATGATAAAATTATAATAAATTATAATAAAAAATTAAAATAAATAAAAATAATTAATTAAATAAAATAATTAAAATAAAAAATAAAAAATAAATATAAATTATTTTACTTTTTTTGCGTATTTATTGTTAATTGGTATTTATTATCTTATATGCGGTTATAATGTATAGTATGAGATATATTATTGCATTATTATAAAAAGTTATTTTTAGGTGATTTTGTGATTACGGATGTTTTAATTATAGGTGGTGGCGGAGCTGCGGCAAGATGTGCCATAGAGTGCAGAAATAAAAATGTAATTATTGCAGTTAAAGGGCTTTTCGGTAAAAGTGGATGCACAGTTATGGCAGAAGGAGGATATAACGCAGTATTGAATCCAAAGGATGATTTTAAAAAGCATTATGAAGACACAATAAAAGGGGGAGCTCATATAAATAATCCAAAACTTGTAGAAATTCTTGTAAAAAATGCTCCAAAAGAACTAAAAAACTTAGAAAAATTTGGTTCTATATTCGACAGAAACAAGGATGGAACAATAGCTCAAAGACCGTTTGGTGGGCAGAGTTTTAACAGGACATGTTATAGCGGTGATAGAACTGGACATGAGCTCATGGCAGGATTGATGGAATATATAAATAAACTTGAAAAGGTTAAAGTTTTGGAAGATGTAATGGCAATAAAATTAATAGTAATGGATGGTAGGTGCTACGGAGCTCTGTTTTTAAATATGATTACAGGGAATATTTTTCCAATATATGCAAAATCCACAGTTCTTGCAACAGGTGGTGCTGGGCAGTTATACCCAATTACATCAAATCCAATTCAGAAGGTTGGCGATGGTTTTGCAATGGCTTATAATGAAGGGGTGGAGTTAATAGATATGGAGATGGTGCAGTTCCATCCAACAGGAATGGTTGGAAAAGGAATACTCGTTACAGAAGCTGTAAGAGGGGAAGGCGGTATTCTATACAATAAAAACAAAGAAAGATTTATGGCAAATTATGACAAAGATAGGTTAGAGCTCTCAACAAGGGATGTCGTTGCAAGGGCAATATACAATGAGATACAAGAGGGAAGGGGCATAAATGGTGGTGTTTATTTAGATGTATCTCATTTAGATGATAAAATTATCGAAGAGCGACTTGGAACAATGTTTAAGCAGTTTATGAGTATTGGAGTAGATATAAGAAAGGAACCCATGATTGTAGCACCAACGGCACATCACTTTATGGGAGGTATAAAAATAAATGAAAAATGTGAAACAAATATAAAAGGGCTTTTTGCCTGTGGTGAAGTTACAGGCGGAATACACGGTGCAAATAGACTTGGGGGAAATGCACTTGCCGATACTCAGGTATTTGGAGCAATTGCTGGAAGAAGTGCAGGGGAATTTGCAGAAGAATCAGAATTTGATTTAAAAGATATTGAGGACTATGTAAATAAAGTGATAATGGATATTAACAATGAATTAGAAAATAAAAAGAATAATCCATCTATATCATATAATGTATTTGAATTGATAGAGGAGCTCAGGTATATTATGTGGAATTATGTTTCGATAGTAAGAAATGAGGAAGGGCTAAAAAAGGCACTTTTGGAGATAAAAAATTTAAGAGATAAAGCAGAAAATATAAATATAAATGGAATTATTGAAATCCAAAAATATTTTGAATTAAAAAATATGATTACTGTTGCAGAAATTATTATAAAATGTGCATTGGAAAGGAGAGAAAGTAGGGGAGCTCACTATCGTTCGGATTATCCAGAAACAAAAGATGAATGGAAGGGAAATTTAGTTGTATGCAATAACAATATAAAATTTATTAAAATCCATTAATAAGCTAATAAATATTTATATAATCCATTATTAAATTATAAAATAATGGCAACGGGGGATTTCATGAGAATAGCGGCATTAACCGATTTACACGGTAAAATTATAAATTTCAAAAGAATCCTAATATATAAACCAGATGCAATTGTTGTTTCTGGTGATATTACACATTTTGGAAAGGATTTAAAAATAATCGATTATCTAAAATATTTAAAAGAAAAAGAAAATGTTAAGGTCTTAACAGTTCCTGGAAACTGCGACACTGAGGAATCTATAACTAAATTAAATGAATTGAATATAAACATCGATGAAAAATGTATAGAGATAAACAATATAAAATTTATAGGCATAGGGGGAAGTAATCCAACACCATTCAATACACCGAATGAATATACCGAGGAAGAATTATACAATAAATTTAAAAATGCAATTAAAGGCATGAAAAAAGAGGATTTATTAAATAACTTTATTTTAGTTACCCATGCACCCCCAAAAAATACCATGGCTGATAGAGTTGGAGGAAACCATGTTGGAAGCGCATCTATAAGAAAGATTATAGAGGAATACAGTCCATCTTTGGTTATATGCGGTCATATACATGAGAGTAAATGCATCGATAAAATAAATAACAGCTATATTGTCAATCCATCACAGAGCTCATTCTTAATATCCGATATATTTGATAAAGATGGTAAGGTATGGATTAAAAGTATAGAATTAATTGATTTATAATTAATTAATTTATAAATTTAAAAGTTTTATTTTTCATTCCTTTATTCCTTTAATTTATTTCTTTTAAATATCTCTTAATAATATTTTCGAGTTTTTTATTGTATTTTAAAGACAGAACAAATTTTGATAATAATGAATTTTTAGTTAAGTAAATATAATTTTTATTCTTTTATATCCTTTAAAATCTTTCCAATAGTCTGCTACTCTTCCGTTATCTAATATTACACCTTTATCGCAAATATTTACTTTTCTTATTTTAGATTTTTTTAAAATAATAACTAAACTTATCATTGTTGTAATAGTTATAACACGAAGTGCCATATCATCTATAAAAATTAATGAACTTAAAATAAGAATAAATACCATAATTAAGTATTCTTTTTCACTCATTCCTAAATTATGTTTAAAATTTTCTAACAAGTCCATTTCTGCATAATAAAGAACTCTCCACGATTTTTTGGCTTTTTTATAAGTTAAATATTGATTAAGTCCCAAACATATTGATACTATAATTAAAACTGTTATCAATAGTAATATTATAATTAACATTAATGATGCATTTATATGAATTAGATTCATAACTCCCAGTTTTGCTATTTACTTTAAATTTCTTAATAGAATATTTATATCTAATTTATATCTAACTTATTTATGCTTTAATACCTTAATATCTTAAAATTTTTAAGGTTTTTATATATTTATGTTTATATTTATGTTTAATATTTTTTTATGTTTATTTTATTATTTTCCAACAATAATCAAAGCATCACCGACATATCCACCTTTTCCATCCTCTTTTACAAACAATGGATTTATATCAATTTCTTTTATTTCGGGATAAATATCCATTATTACACCCAACCTAATCATAATATCAACTATAAAGTTAATATCCCTTTTAGGCCTTCCCCTAATTCCCTCTAAAACTTTGTATGATTTTAATTCCCTTAACATATCCAAGGCATAATCCTTTGTAATTGGATAGATACCAAAGGAAACATCCTTTAAGACCTCTACAAATACCCCACCTAATCCCACCATTACAACGGGACCAAATACGGGGTCTCTTTTTCCACCCACAATGACTTCGAGACCTTCAATATATTCTTCAATTAGAACACCATCAATAACGCCTTTAATTCTATTTTTTTCCAAATATTTTTTTCCGTTTTCCATAATGGTGTTAAATGCTTCCTTAATATCTTTTGGCTTAACAATTACACATCCAGCGTCTGATTTATGCATAATATTGGGAGAAGATATTTTCATTACAATATTATCTAACTTGGAGGCATAATCTTCTGCCTCTTCGATAGTCTTTGCCAAATATTTTCTTGGAACATTCATTCCATGTATCTTTAAAAATTCCTTTGAATTGTATTCATTTGGATTTTTAAGAAGATTTTTAACAATATCTTTATAATTTTCTT from Methanothermococcus okinawensis IH1 encodes:
- the tfrA gene encoding fumarate reductase (CoM/CoB) subunit TfrA; its protein translation is MITDVLIIGGGGAAARCAIECRNKNVIIAVKGLFGKSGCTVMAEGGYNAVLNPKDDFKKHYEDTIKGGAHINNPKLVEILVKNAPKELKNLEKFGSIFDRNKDGTIAQRPFGGQSFNRTCYSGDRTGHELMAGLMEYINKLEKVKVLEDVMAIKLIVMDGRCYGALFLNMITGNIFPIYAKSTVLATGGAGQLYPITSNPIQKVGDGFAMAYNEGVELIDMEMVQFHPTGMVGKGILVTEAVRGEGGILYNKNKERFMANYDKDRLELSTRDVVARAIYNEIQEGRGINGGVYLDVSHLDDKIIEERLGTMFKQFMSIGVDIRKEPMIVAPTAHHFMGGIKINEKCETNIKGLFACGEVTGGIHGANRLGGNALADTQVFGAIAGRSAGEFAEESEFDLKDIEDYVNKVIMDINNELENKKNNPSISYNVFELIEELRYIMWNYVSIVRNEEGLKKALLEIKNLRDKAENININGIIEIQKYFELKNMITVAEIIIKCALERRESRGAHYRSDYPETKDEWKGNLVVCNNNIKFIKIH
- a CDS encoding translation initiation factor IF-2 subunit gamma; protein product: MARVKQSEVNIGMVGHVDHGKTSLTKQLTGVWTDTHSEELKRGISIRLGYADCEIRKCPKCPEPEAYTVNPVCPRCGSKTRIIRKVSFVDAPGHETLMATMLSGASLMDGAILVIAANEECPQPQTKEHLMALDALGIKNIIIVQNKIDLVDEEKAKENYKQIKEFVKGTVAENAPIIPVSAHHGANIDVLLKAIEDFIPTPERDTELPPRMYVARSFDINKPGSEIKDLKGGVIGGSIIQGVLEVGKEIEIKPGLKVIEGNKTHWEPIITKITSLGVGGSKVKKAYPGGLVGVGTELDPALTKSDALSGSVAGEPGTLPETLDKITIKAHLLERIVGSKEELTIEPLKSNEVLMLNVGTATTVGVILSARNDIADIKLKLPICADKGDRVAMSRRVGSRWRLIGYGIIQ
- a CDS encoding shikimate kinase, whose amino-acid sequence is MKSTAVSPASGTIINAIATGKGSAFGIDLKVKATVELLDDGKKHIVGEVKDHPNVNTNLIETCVRNVLNYFELDYSAKVITETEIPIKSGLSSSSATSNAVVLATFGALGKKLNDKLILDLAIKSSFDEGLTITGAYDDATASYYGGITITDNINRKIIKRDIFNIEGIKNDELNVLVLIPNLNKNVDVNRMKLLKNYVEVAFNECLNGNYCNALFLNGILYASALNFPTNIAIEAIEMGALTAGLSGTGPSYIALCDRDHTEKVKGALKKYGNVIVTKLNNNGAEIVK
- a CDS encoding metallophosphoesterase family protein: MRIAALTDLHGKIINFKRILIYKPDAIVVSGDITHFGKDLKIIDYLKYLKEKENVKVLTVPGNCDTEESITKLNELNINIDEKCIEINNIKFIGIGGSNPTPFNTPNEYTEEELYNKFKNAIKGMKKEDLLNNFILVTHAPPKNTMADRVGGNHVGSASIRKIIEEYSPSLVICGHIHESKCIDKINNSYIVNPSQSSFLISDIFDKDGKVWIKSIELIDL